The Alphaproteobacteria bacterium genome has a window encoding:
- a CDS encoding glutamine synthetase: MMLPSDVHNIEDAIKIVKERNLSHIKIGLFDIDGILRGKYISQKKFLSALENGLGFCDVVVGWDCNDQIYDNAKITGWHTAYPDAPVRIIPESCRSIPLEDNTLLFLCEFLPPFDEVCPRGIFKRVLHKANQLGFKVYGALEYEFFLFNETPESVREKNYQNLVPITPGYFGYSGLRSSVWSDLYHEILNFFEQMNIPIEGLHTETGPGVLEAALYVDEGTHIVDKAALFKTFMKVLAQKNQMMACFMAKWSANWPGQSGHIHLSLIKDEQAAFYDKNKPDTLSDTMKHFVAGQQKLMPEVLAMIAPTLNSYRRLIPGFWAPTHATWGIENRTCALRVIKGSPKSQRVEYRIAAADANPYLAVAAALGSGLYGIEHKMDLVPKIEGNSYTQDHPSHYQLPPTLWDATQKFKKSTAARNLFGDQFVDHFAISREWEVREFNKSITDWELNRYFEII, translated from the coding sequence ATGATGTTACCTAGTGATGTACACAATATTGAAGATGCAATTAAAATTGTGAAAGAGCGCAATTTAAGCCATATCAAAATTGGTCTCTTTGATATTGATGGTATTTTAAGAGGTAAATATATATCCCAAAAAAAATTTTTATCCGCTTTAGAGAATGGTTTAGGATTTTGTGATGTTGTTGTTGGGTGGGATTGTAATGATCAGATTTATGATAATGCAAAAATAACTGGGTGGCATACAGCATATCCAGATGCACCTGTACGTATAATACCTGAAAGTTGCCGTTCTATACCTTTAGAAGATAATACACTTCTTTTTCTTTGTGAATTCTTACCCCCTTTTGATGAGGTTTGCCCTCGCGGAATTTTTAAACGCGTTCTTCATAAAGCAAATCAGCTAGGGTTTAAAGTATATGGTGCATTAGAATATGAGTTTTTTTTATTTAATGAAACACCTGAATCTGTACGTGAAAAAAATTACCAAAATCTTGTCCCTATTACACCAGGTTATTTTGGGTATTCAGGATTACGTAGTTCTGTTTGGTCTGATCTTTACCACGAGATTTTAAACTTTTTTGAACAAATGAATATTCCTATTGAAGGTTTGCATACAGAAACCGGACCAGGTGTATTAGAAGCTGCTCTTTATGTTGATGAAGGTACACATATCGTTGATAAAGCAGCCCTTTTCAAGACCTTTATGAAAGTTCTTGCCCAAAAAAATCAAATGATGGCTTGTTTTATGGCAAAATGGTCGGCTAATTGGCCAGGTCAATCAGGCCATATTCATTTATCATTAATTAAAGATGAACAGGCTGCTTTTTATGATAAAAATAAACCAGATACTTTAAGTGATACGATGAAACATTTTGTTGCTGGGCAACAAAAATTGATGCCTGAAGTTTTGGCTATGATTGCGCCTACTCTTAATAGCTATCGCCGATTAATTCCAGGATTCTGGGCACCTACCCATGCCACATGGGGCATTGAAAATAGGACATGTGCATTAAGGGTTATTAAAGGATCCCCCAAATCACAAAGGGTTGAATATCGTATTGCAGCCGCGGATGCTAATCCCTATCTTGCGGTAGCAGCAGCTTTGGGTTCTGGTCTTTATGGCATTGAACATAAAATGGATCTTGTTCCAAAAATAGAAGGAAATAGCTATACCCAAGATCATCCCTCCCATTATCAACTTCCCCCAACTTTGTGGGATGCCACACAAAAATTTAAAAAATCCACAGCCGCTAGAAATTTATTTGGCGATCAATTTGTTGATCATTTTGCCATTAGTAGGGAATGGGAAGTACGTGAATTTAATAAAAGTATTACAGATTGGGAACTTAATCGCTATTTTGAAATAATATAA
- a CDS encoding iron-containing alcohol dehydrogenase, producing the protein MTQEILSSKWNYPTTIHFGNGKIKILSDLCKKSNIRSPLIVTDKNLSNTPIVQTVLNELKNNQLKVNIFDNIQSNPVEKNISDGVTYYQNHHHDGVIALGGGSALDSGKAIAFMVGQSRPLWDFEDIGDFWQRANDQKIAPVIAIPTTAGTGSEVGRASVITDEKIHTKKIIFHPKMMPVAVICDPELTIKLPDFVTAATGMDALAHCLEAYCAPGFHPMADGIAVEGIRLVKENLMLAVKEGHNLKARACMMAAASMGATAFQKGLGAIHALSHPIGAIYNTHHGLTNAVVMPYVLQFNKPAIEEKMIRLSGWLLFPTPSFQSIMDWILKLRKDINIPHTLKELGIEESKLDELAQMAETDPTAGGNPIPIKTKELKQMLVNAWHGNLN; encoded by the coding sequence ATGACACAAGAAATTTTATCTAGTAAATGGAATTATCCAACGACAATTCATTTTGGTAATGGAAAAATTAAAATCCTTTCAGATTTGTGTAAAAAATCAAATATACGCTCCCCTTTAATTGTTACCGATAAAAATTTAAGCAATACCCCTATAGTTCAGACGGTCTTAAATGAATTAAAAAACAATCAGTTAAAAGTTAATATTTTTGATAATATTCAAAGTAATCCTGTAGAAAAAAATATTTCTGACGGTGTTACATATTATCAAAACCATCATCATGATGGTGTTATTGCTTTGGGCGGCGGAAGTGCACTTGATAGCGGTAAAGCTATAGCTTTTATGGTAGGGCAAAGTAGGCCTTTATGGGACTTTGAGGATATTGGTGATTTCTGGCAAAGAGCAAATGATCAAAAAATAGCACCAGTCATTGCTATTCCCACGACAGCGGGTACAGGTTCGGAGGTAGGACGCGCTTCTGTAATAACTGACGAAAAAATTCATACAAAAAAAATAATTTTTCATCCTAAAATGATGCCGGTTGCTGTTATATGCGATCCTGAATTAACTATAAAATTACCTGATTTTGTTACGGCTGCAACTGGTATGGATGCACTAGCACATTGCTTGGAAGCTTATTGTGCGCCAGGCTTTCATCCAATGGCAGACGGTATTGCTGTAGAAGGCATCAGGCTTGTTAAAGAAAATTTGATGTTAGCTGTAAAAGAAGGTCATAATCTTAAAGCAAGAGCCTGTATGATGGCCGCTGCCAGTATGGGTGCAACTGCATTTCAAAAAGGATTAGGTGCTATTCATGCTTTAAGCCATCCAATTGGGGCTATTTATAATACCCATCATGGATTAACGAATGCTGTTGTTATGCCTTATGTCTTACAATTTAACAAACCTGCAATTGAGGAAAAAATGATACGTCTAAGTGGTTGGTTATTGTTCCCCACACCATCATTCCAAAGCATAATGGATTGGATTTTAAAACTTAGAAAAGATATTAATATACCTCATACTTTAAAAGAATTGGGTATCGAAGAAAGTAAACTTGATGAATTAGCACAAATGGCAGAGACTGATCCAACAGCAGGCGGAAATCCTATTCCTATTAAAACCAAAGAGCTTAAACAAATGTTAGTAAACGCTTGGCATGGTAATTTAAATTAA
- the putA gene encoding bifunctional proline dehydrogenase/L-glutamate gamma-semialdehyde dehydrogenase PutA: MKNIKTKEQLRKNINLSYRADETKIVQKLLSASEFLNELEPKIHKRAYGLVKKARATQKQAGTLDAFMYEYSLSNQEGIVLMCLAESLLRVPDKLTANKLIKDKILSADWEKHIGQSESIFVNASTWALMLTGQVIGLESSDKQNKNFTEMFNQLIARSGRPFIRKAILQAMKILGGQFIIGETIEEALTESKAYHKKGYSFSYDMLGEAARTKEDVEKYEKAYQKAIIEVGAKAQSKNVKNNPGISIKLSALHPRYEFSQHQKVLDELLPRLINLAKLAKSYHIGFTIDAEESERLNLSLDLIEKLIEEPELKEWDGLGIVVQAYHKCAIDVLEWLYHLGTLSKRKLMIRLVKGAYWDTQIKYAQERGLSNYTVFTRKPSTDLSYLVCAKKIISCSDIFYPQFATHNAHTVATILELANNIEFEFQRLYGMGDALYSQIAGTNNIPVRIYAPVGGYEDLLAYLVRRLLENGANTSFVNRLTDDKLSIDTLITSPQTLVKSLSTIPHPDIPLPENIYGNIRKNSKGIDLANPLEFGPLHNKINAYINEKYEINSFVIKDKNKHQIQTVINPANFSDQLGHVVWPDQKHIDQVFDLALKNIEEWHFLDINKRIEIIEKASFLLEEKQELFISLIIREAGRTINDAIAEVREAVDFCRYYALCAKNDLIQPFILKGSTGESNQLTYRNRGIFVCISPWNFPLAIFMGQVVAALITGNAVLAKPSEQTSLIAWFAVNLLFEAGVPRNILYYLPGSGKEIGNKLVQDPKVAGVAFTGSVETAWSINRNLAARSSPIARFIAETGGQNVMIVDSTALPEQVVRDLIISSFQSAGQRCSACRVAFVQEDIADRIETMLIGAMQELVVGNPALLKTDVGPVIDQKALEKLNQHIIFLKNKGKFLSSTPLSVDKDNGYFFAPHLFQIEKLDILIGEVFGPILHLIRWQANKLDHVIQAVNAAQFGLTLGIHSRIEETIHYICKRVKAGNIYVNRNMIGAVVGVQPFGGVGLSGTGPKAGGPNYLHAFTTECSVTVDLTATGGNADLLSLHDKT; this comes from the coding sequence ATGAAAAATATTAAAACAAAAGAACAATTAAGAAAAAATATCAATTTATCCTATCGGGCTGATGAAACTAAAATCGTGCAGAAACTTTTATCTGCATCTGAATTTTTAAATGAATTAGAACCAAAAATTCATAAAAGAGCCTATGGTTTAGTAAAAAAAGCAAGAGCCACCCAAAAACAAGCAGGTACATTAGATGCTTTTATGTACGAATATAGTTTATCTAATCAAGAGGGTATAGTTTTGATGTGCTTGGCTGAATCTTTATTACGTGTCCCTGATAAATTAACAGCGAATAAATTAATTAAAGATAAAATTTTAAGTGCCGATTGGGAAAAACATATAGGACAATCTGAATCAATATTTGTTAATGCTTCAACCTGGGCGTTGATGTTGACAGGTCAGGTGATAGGATTAGAAAGTTCCGATAAACAGAATAAAAATTTTACAGAAATGTTTAATCAATTAATTGCACGAAGTGGACGTCCTTTTATCCGCAAAGCTATTTTGCAAGCTATGAAAATCTTGGGCGGACAATTTATTATTGGTGAAACAATTGAAGAAGCTTTAACTGAATCAAAAGCTTATCATAAAAAGGGCTATTCATTCAGTTATGATATGTTAGGTGAAGCAGCGCGTACAAAAGAAGATGTAGAAAAATATGAAAAAGCTTATCAAAAAGCTATAATAGAAGTTGGGGCAAAAGCTCAATCCAAAAATGTAAAAAATAATCCTGGCATTTCTATTAAACTATCTGCCTTACATCCTCGATACGAATTTTCTCAACATCAAAAAGTATTGGATGAATTATTACCTCGATTAATTAATTTAGCAAAATTGGCTAAATCTTATCATATTGGATTTACGATTGATGCAGAAGAATCCGAAAGACTTAATCTTTCTTTGGATCTAATTGAAAAGTTGATTGAGGAACCAGAACTTAAAGAATGGGACGGTCTGGGTATTGTGGTTCAAGCTTATCATAAATGTGCTATTGATGTTTTAGAATGGCTTTACCATCTTGGGACACTTTCTAAACGAAAACTTATGATACGGCTTGTAAAAGGTGCGTATTGGGATACACAGATTAAATATGCGCAAGAAAGAGGTTTATCTAATTATACAGTTTTTACACGTAAACCTTCTACAGATTTATCTTACTTAGTATGTGCAAAAAAAATTATTAGTTGCTCTGATATTTTTTATCCACAATTTGCGACACATAATGCACATACAGTTGCAACAATTTTAGAATTAGCAAATAATATAGAATTTGAATTCCAACGTTTATATGGTATGGGTGATGCTTTATATAGCCAAATTGCTGGTACAAATAATATCCCTGTACGAATTTATGCCCCAGTAGGTGGGTATGAAGATCTTTTAGCTTATTTGGTACGTAGATTATTAGAAAATGGTGCCAATACATCATTTGTCAATCGTTTAACAGATGATAAATTGTCAATTGACACTCTTATTACCTCTCCCCAAACATTGGTTAAATCTTTATCAACAATTCCTCATCCTGATATTCCATTACCTGAGAATATTTATGGGAATATTAGAAAAAATTCTAAAGGCATTGATTTGGCTAATCCTTTAGAATTTGGTCCCCTACATAATAAAATAAATGCGTATATAAATGAAAAGTATGAAATTAATTCTTTTGTCATTAAAGATAAAAATAAACATCAAATTCAAACTGTCATTAATCCTGCAAATTTTTCTGACCAGCTGGGACATGTTGTGTGGCCGGATCAAAAACACATTGATCAGGTATTTGATCTGGCTTTAAAAAATATAGAAGAATGGCATTTTTTAGATATAAATAAGCGTATCGAAATTATTGAAAAAGCATCATTTTTATTAGAAGAAAAACAAGAATTATTTATTAGCCTTATTATTAGAGAAGCGGGTAGAACAATAAATGATGCGATAGCTGAAGTACGGGAAGCTGTAGATTTTTGTCGCTATTATGCTTTATGTGCAAAAAATGATTTGATACAACCATTTATATTAAAAGGAAGTACAGGAGAAAGTAACCAACTTACCTATCGAAATCGGGGTATTTTTGTATGTATTTCACCTTGGAATTTTCCTTTGGCAATTTTTATGGGACAGGTTGTAGCTGCGCTCATTACAGGTAATGCTGTATTAGCTAAACCATCAGAACAGACATCTTTAATAGCCTGGTTTGCTGTTAATCTTTTATTTGAGGCAGGTGTACCCCGTAATATTTTATATTATTTACCTGGAAGTGGTAAAGAAATAGGCAATAAGTTAGTTCAAGACCCAAAGGTGGCTGGGGTTGCTTTTACTGGGTCTGTGGAAACTGCTTGGTCAATTAATCGAAATTTAGCGGCTAGATCCTCACCAATTGCTCGTTTCATTGCAGAAACTGGTGGTCAAAACGTTATGATTGTAGATTCAACGGCATTACCCGAGCAAGTTGTTCGTGATTTAATTATATCTTCTTTTCAAAGTGCAGGACAACGTTGTTCTGCATGTCGCGTGGCGTTTGTACAAGAAGATATTGCTGATCGTATTGAAACAATGCTTATAGGTGCCATGCAAGAATTAGTTGTTGGTAATCCAGCTTTATTAAAAACGGATGTTGGTCCGGTTATTGATCAAAAGGCTTTAGAAAAATTAAATCAACATATAATATTTTTAAAAAATAAAGGGAAATTTTTATCTTCTACACCTTTATCTGTTGATAAAGATAATGGATATTTTTTTGCACCGCATTTGTTTCAGATTGAAAAATTAGATATCCTAATAGGAGAAGTTTTTGGACCAATTCTTCATCTTATTCGCTGGCAAGCTAATAAATTAGACCATGTTATTCAAGCTGTTAATGCCGCCCAATTTGGCTTAACATTAGGTATACATAGTCGGATTGAAGAAACAATTCATTACATCTGTAAGCGCGTAAAAGCGGGTAATATTTATGTTAATCGGAATATGATAGGGGCTGTCGTTGGTGTTCAACCATTTGGTGGTGTTGGATTATCTGGTACTGGACCCAAGGCAGGTGGGCCAAATTATTTGCACGCTTTTACAACAGAATGTTCTGTAACAGTTGATTTAACAGCAACAGGGGGGAATGCTGATTTACTCTCTCTTCATGATAAAACTTAA